A single region of the Amphiprion ocellaris isolate individual 3 ecotype Okinawa chromosome 4, ASM2253959v1, whole genome shotgun sequence genome encodes:
- the gucy1a1 gene encoding guanylate cyclase soluble subunit alpha-1, with protein sequence MFCAKLKELKISGECPFSGSAKNNELGDFEERATDAADLLPISKDVHGKIGEDLPRQKTSRAKVNLHTLGESIQKLACPEFQRLHTALQRMMTLSDHSRDSESPVFCCPHYGSCRDEPEHLLEMMNIYSSKTAIPMEALQVALGEELFNMCYEEDRHILRVVGGALHDFLNSFNVLLKQSSMQPNPDRGDCVNEPSVLCLDKDPGLLTVYFFNPSPTTELFFPGVIKAAARLLYHTTVDVLKDPHTAKDSILQSSPQPNLLYTVVVKDAKNLSPSPLRATSAGTLPTCLFSTVFPFHLILDQDLVLVQIGHGLRKRLTRKDGLRRSATFQEHFSIVSPQIKCTFQGILTMLNAQFIIRIKHGVSTTDNTGKLMDLKGQMIYVSESNAILFLGSPCVDKLEELTGRGLYLSDIPIHNALRDVVLVGEQAKAQDGLKKRLGKAKAALEHAHQALEEEKKKTVDLLFSIFPGTVAQQLWQGETVQAKKFDRVTMLFSDIVGFTAVCSICTPMQVITMLNELYTRFDHHCGELDVYKVETIGDAYCVAGGLHKESDTHAVQIALMALKMMELSDEVMTPTGDPIQMRIGLHSGSVLAGVVGVRMPRYCLFGNNVTLANKFESCSQPGKINISPTTHRLLKGRPEFVFVPRSRQELPANFPEDIPGVCYFLEASYKTSRLTIK encoded by the exons ATGTTCTGCGCCAAGCTGAAAGAGCTGAAGATCTCCGGAGAGTGTCCGTTCTCTGGCAGCGCCAAAAATAATGAGCTGGGAGACTTTGAGGAGCGCGCAACTGACGCCGCGGATTTATTGCCTATTTCTAAGGACGTGCATGGAAAAATAGGTGAGGATTTGCCTCGACAGAAGACGAGCAGAGCCAAAGTTAACCTGCATACACTTGGGGAGAGCATCCAAAAATTAGCATGTCCAGAG TTTCAAAGGCTGCACACTGCCCTCCAACGAATGATGACACTATCAGATCACAGCAGGGACTCTGAAAG TCCAGTATTTTGCTGTCCACACTATGGGAGTTGCAGAGATGAACCAGAGCATTTACTGGAGATGATGAACATTTACTCAAGCAAAACAG CAATCCCGATGGAAGCTTTGCAAGTGGCTCTTGGCGAGGAGCTCTTCAATATGTGTTATGAGGAGGACAGACACATTTTGAGGGTGGTGGGGGGAGCTCTCCACGACTTCCTCAACAGCTTCAACGTCTTGTTGAAACAGAGCAGCATGCAGCCCAACCCGGACAGAGGAGATTGTGTAAACGAACCTTCGGTGCTGTGCTTAGACAAGGATCCGGGTCTGCTTACTGTCTACTTCTTCAACCCCAGCCCGACCACTGAGCTCTTTTTCCCTGGAGTCATCAAAGCTGCTGCCCGTCTGCTCTATCACACCACTGTGGATGTGCTGAAGGACCCCCACACTGCTAAAGACAGCATCTTGCAGTCCAGCCCGCAGCCAAATCTTCTATACACAGTTGTAGTTAAGGATGCTAAAAATCTGAGCCCCAGTCCGCTGCGGGCGACCTCAGCTGGGACCCTTCCTACCTGTCTCTTCTCCACTGTCTTCCCTTTCCATCTGATCCTGGACCAGGACCTAGTTCTGGTACAAATCGGACACGGACTCAGAAAGAGACTGACCAGGAAGGACGGACTGAGACGGTCTGCTACGTTCCAGGAACACTTCTCCATCGTCTCCCCCCAGATCAAATGCACCTTTCAGGGTATTCTGACCATGCTAAATGCACAGTTTATCATTCGGATCAAACATGGAGTCTCCACCACAGATAATACAGGGAAG CTCATGGACCTTAAGGGTCAGATGATTTACGTTTCAGAGTCAAACGCCATCTTGTTCTTGGGCTCTCCATGTGTGGACAAGCTGGAGGAGCTAACGGGCCGTGGCCTCTACCTGTCAGACATCCCCATTCATAACGCACTGCGTGACGTTGTCCTGGTGGGCGAACAGGCCAAAGCCCAGGACGGTTTGAAGAAGCGGCTGGGGAAGGCCAAGGCAGCCTTGGAACATGCTCACCAAGccctggaggaggagaagaagaagacagtgGACCTTCTCTTCTCCATCTTCCCGGGCACCGTGGCCCAGCAGCTGTGGCAGGGAGAGACGGTCCAAGCAAAGAAGTTTGACCGAGTCACAATGCTCTTCTCCGACATCGTGGGCTTCACGGCTGTTTGTTCGATCTGTACGCCAATGCAAGTGATCACGATGCTCAATGAGCTGTACACCAGGTTTGACCACCACTGTGGAGAGCTTGATGTTTATAAG GTGGAGACCATCGGTGATGCGTATTGTGTAGCTGGTGGCTTACACAAGGAGAGCGATACTCACGCTGTCCAAATTGCACTCATGGCTTTAAAGATGATGGAGCTTTCAGACGAAGTTATGACACCGACAGGAGACCCAATACAG ATGCGTATCGGCCTTCACAGTGGATCAGTGCTGGCTGGTGTAGTTGGGGTGAGGATGCCACGCTACTGCCTTTTCGGGAACAATGTGACATTGGCTAACAAGTTTGAATCATGCAGCCAACCTGGAAAAATCAACATCAGCCCGACAACCCACAG ATTGCTGAAGGGTCGCCCAGAGTTTGTCTTTGTTCCCAGGAGCAGGCAGGAGCTTCCGGCCAACTTCCCAGAAGATATCCCTGGTGTTTGTTACTTTTTGGAAGCGTCTTACAAAACTTCAAGACTGACTATTAAATGA